The following coding sequences lie in one Deinococcus detaillensis genomic window:
- a CDS encoding GNAT family N-acetyltransferase: MLPAELPTAPELAHFGLAAQHPLTRIWEPDETRLERLAEIYEFDLQLAGDLDLAAKRAEFLDVGQGAQAFLNRWVNVPPDLHAMLSIRFEGLDRAKPFVDASLLSRPLTELDLPALAEVAREVYGTFKPLYLRLWSAAPAGHFPETSPDKRFLAAPIVELRKVDVPTELSTRPTSDLRHYPDAQAAYASVDARHPDHPQQAQIESEETLQALIEAGTLFDVLVNGEWAGYIGSTENFAADTLGLDAYVVQELILAPLFRGKGYGTFLSTLLARALPDQSRVLIGIIHAENEGAITAALRAGRVDVGGWMQVRL, translated from the coding sequence TTGCTCCCCGCTGAGTTACCCACCGCTCCAGAGCTGGCCCACTTCGGTTTAGCCGCCCAGCACCCGCTGACCCGCATTTGGGAACCCGACGAGACACGTCTAGAGCGCCTCGCGGAGATTTACGAGTTTGATTTACAACTTGCTGGTGACCTCGACTTGGCTGCCAAGCGGGCCGAGTTTCTGGACGTGGGCCAAGGCGCACAAGCGTTCCTCAACCGCTGGGTCAATGTCCCGCCCGACCTCCACGCCATGCTGAGCATCCGATTCGAGGGACTGGACAGAGCCAAACCCTTCGTGGACGCCAGTCTGCTCAGCCGCCCGCTGACTGAGCTGGATTTGCCCGCTCTGGCTGAAGTCGCCCGCGAGGTCTACGGAACATTCAAGCCGCTGTATTTGAGACTCTGGAGCGCCGCGCCTGCCGGACATTTTCCAGAAACCTCACCCGACAAGCGCTTTCTGGCCGCGCCGATTGTGGAGCTCAGAAAGGTGGACGTGCCGACCGAACTCAGTACCCGGCCCACCTCGGACTTACGGCATTACCCAGACGCGCAGGCCGCCTACGCCAGCGTGGACGCTCGGCACCCCGACCACCCGCAGCAAGCCCAAATCGAAAGTGAAGAAACCTTGCAGGCGTTGATCGAAGCGGGAACGCTCTTCGATGTGCTGGTCAATGGTGAGTGGGCCGGATACATCGGGAGCACCGAAAACTTCGCAGCCGATACGCTGGGCCTGGATGCTTATGTGGTGCAGGAATTGATTCTGGCCCCGCTATTTCGCGGCAAGGGCTACGGCACATTTCTCAGCACGCTGCTGGCCCGCGCTTTGCCGGATCAAAGCCGCGTGCTGATCGGCATCATTCACGCCGAGAATGAGGGTGCGATCACGGCGGCTCTGCGGGCCGGGCGGGTGGACGTGGGCGGCTGGATGCAGGTCAGACTGTGA
- a CDS encoding C1 family peptidase: protein MKSELTKVLLVGTLLSMVLASCGGSGDSKPKPPPDASLFTAANAWAGSAPSDATTLTPDEFQAKVKSGEIELITAQDLKGQEQTWRDQYVQDQAFLKAIPADQRSPDVEALLNQTPDLPMTPGGDYIITVKNNDGTTFNTITLGKQSQMRQIVESFKQASSPENALTAYQAAYDASPADIQGKVPAPSRLGGQSVTEIMNALDNLDDALASVENLDNTRTEPQSLTSQSGPGNGADNSGICTPSNAGITKNFWWPLKRFTTPVKQQGMRGSCWGFAAVAALESREMVVRDQTLNLSEQYIVNKNKRNYAPSDFWDGFSAAAALNNMLNHNDKIPNEGAWTYNQAYGRPSTAFDAGVAGTAASYKNACNNYSGYCSETAHQSPRSCTSFLFITYCAYNTVTTVGGGVDGSATTEVWQNLWATSAAHRRIKHFPLNTIRALLASGQPLLASFGVFPGWDGPSVGGFVTNYSGTNGRGGHVVLMTGYISNATLAQRLPSAPAGAGGGYFIIKNSWGCGAADAGYYYVPVNYVTLFFSDLTRMNMTTSRSARWNTEVVQGKGSAGPQVSLTAPFTFSGGFHQPFYFNFQKIQTFSARVNDATDGQDCCSSSLEWFSAKAGVNKIGSGKTVNLNLAGSGASDTITAKAKDSDGNVGQISFMVYDGGYPIVTVLYPQQGSTLPLKTPTLLQANAVQFLGGGNLDTALNCAGMTWKSSKAGEGPWTGCTPSVSFTTSGPRTLTASQTYDGRTDSKTVSVTVAEAPTPPTPTVVVTITAPKLPYSVGTYGSSVLVDFAGSVTLNGVSTSCATLAWKAVSATKTYTGTGCAPKIDLNVGVYTVTVTYTNGSAQGSASGTVTIVQKIVG from the coding sequence ATGAAAAGCGAACTCACCAAGGTTTTACTTGTGGGCACGTTGCTCAGCATGGTGCTGGCGAGCTGTGGAGGGAGCGGCGACTCCAAACCCAAGCCGCCGCCCGATGCGTCTTTGTTTACGGCGGCCAATGCATGGGCTGGCAGCGCCCCCAGCGACGCCACCACACTCACGCCCGACGAGTTTCAGGCCAAAGTCAAGAGCGGCGAGATCGAGCTGATCACCGCCCAAGACCTCAAAGGTCAGGAACAGACCTGGCGCGATCAATATGTCCAAGACCAAGCCTTCCTTAAGGCCATTCCCGCCGATCAGCGTAGCCCCGATGTCGAAGCGCTGCTGAACCAGACCCCTGACTTGCCGATGACCCCCGGCGGCGATTACATCATCACCGTCAAAAACAACGATGGCACCACCTTCAATACCATCACCTTGGGCAAGCAAAGCCAGATGCGCCAGATCGTCGAGAGCTTTAAGCAGGCCAGCAGTCCTGAAAACGCGCTCACGGCTTATCAAGCGGCCTATGACGCTTCGCCCGCCGACATCCAGGGCAAGGTGCCTGCCCCCAGCAGACTCGGCGGCCAGTCTGTGACCGAGATCATGAACGCGCTGGACAATTTGGATGACGCCCTTGCCAGCGTAGAAAACCTGGACAACACCCGCACCGAACCCCAGTCGCTGACTTCCCAAAGCGGCCCCGGCAACGGCGCAGATAATTCTGGTATCTGCACGCCGTCTAATGCGGGCATCACCAAGAATTTCTGGTGGCCGCTCAAACGCTTTACCACGCCGGTCAAGCAGCAAGGCATGCGCGGCAGTTGCTGGGGCTTTGCGGCGGTAGCGGCGCTGGAAAGCCGCGAGATGGTGGTGCGTGATCAGACGCTTAACCTCAGCGAGCAGTACATCGTCAATAAAAATAAGCGCAACTATGCGCCCAGCGATTTTTGGGACGGCTTTAGCGCGGCAGCGGCCCTTAACAATATGCTCAACCACAACGACAAGATCCCCAACGAGGGCGCTTGGACGTACAACCAAGCCTACGGACGCCCCAGCACTGCCTTTGACGCCGGTGTGGCAGGCACCGCCGCTTCGTACAAGAATGCTTGCAACAACTACAGCGGGTACTGCTCGGAAACCGCTCACCAAAGCCCGCGCTCCTGCACCAGTTTCTTATTTATTACCTACTGCGCCTATAACACCGTCACAACCGTAGGCGGCGGAGTGGACGGCAGCGCCACCACCGAGGTCTGGCAAAACCTGTGGGCAACGTCTGCCGCCCACCGCCGAATCAAACACTTTCCGCTCAACACCATCCGGGCGCTGCTGGCCAGTGGTCAGCCCCTGCTGGCATCGTTTGGCGTGTTTCCCGGTTGGGACGGCCCCAGTGTCGGCGGTTTTGTGACCAATTACAGCGGTACCAACGGACGCGGCGGCCACGTCGTGCTCATGACCGGCTATATTTCCAACGCCACTTTGGCCCAGCGCTTGCCGTCTGCGCCGGCTGGAGCGGGCGGCGGCTACTTCATCATCAAGAACTCGTGGGGCTGCGGAGCCGCCGACGCGGGGTACTACTACGTGCCAGTCAATTACGTGACCTTATTTTTCTCCGATCTCACGCGCATGAACATGACCACTTCGCGCTCAGCACGCTGGAACACCGAAGTGGTGCAGGGTAAAGGCAGCGCCGGCCCGCAGGTCAGCTTGACTGCGCCGTTCACTTTTTCTGGAGGCTTCCATCAGCCGTTCTACTTCAATTTCCAAAAAATCCAGACGTTCAGCGCCCGCGTCAATGACGCCACCGACGGTCAGGACTGCTGCTCCAGCAGCCTCGAATGGTTCTCGGCCAAAGCAGGCGTGAATAAAATCGGCAGCGGTAAAACCGTCAACTTGAACTTGGCGGGCAGCGGCGCGAGCGATACCATCACCGCCAAAGCCAAAGACTCGGACGGTAATGTAGGCCAGATCAGTTTTATGGTGTACGACGGCGGCTATCCCATAGTGACCGTTCTCTATCCGCAGCAGGGATCGACCTTGCCGCTCAAGACTCCCACCCTTTTGCAGGCGAACGCCGTGCAGTTTCTGGGCGGCGGTAACCTGGACACGGCTCTGAACTGTGCCGGCATGACCTGGAAGAGCAGCAAAGCCGGTGAAGGCCCGTGGACAGGATGCACGCCCAGCGTGAGCTTTACCACGTCCGGCCCGCGCACCCTGACCGCCAGTCAGACTTACGATGGCCGCACAGACAGCAAAACCGTGAGCGTCACGGTGGCTGAAGCGCCGACCCCGCCGACGCCCACCGTGGTGGTGACCATCACCGCGCCCAAGCTGCCGTATTCAGTCGGAACTTACGGCTCCAGCGTTCTTGTCGACTTCGCGGGCAGCGTGACGCTCAACGGCGTGAGCACGTCGTGCGCGACGCTGGCTTGGAAGGCAGTCAGTGCGACCAAAACATACACCGGCACCGGCTGCGCTCCCAAAATTGATCTGAATGTCGGTGTCTATACCGTGACCGTCACTTACACAAACGGCTCGGCGCAAGGCTCGGCCAGCGGAACAGTGACGATTGTTCAGAAAATAGTTGGTTAG
- the rpoD gene encoding RNA polymerase sigma factor RpoD, with the protein MAEQPTARRKKIQPPAAPVEPASEPAKAPAKTAPKSRVKKPTALELSERAESADATSAVTQTTDAGTAPTATAVKADTAKADTAKAAPATKAATKKAPAKKASTKKTDAAQPDSVSKGKAAGKSGEAADKPSKKASKSASAAQEKPYYQHASIQELLKTGKVAGTLTAEEIATALTTALEAGGLDPETADAFEDLQLYIQSQHIEIQDLEEDEEEEDAEGEEKEKEEADDEEKYFDDMPRAVSNDPVRQYLHEIGRVPLLTLEEEIALARRIEEGEEARKSHEEEPELEERAQRRLKRQMEDGAAARQGLIEANLRLVVSIAKKYTGRGLGFLDLIQEGNQGLIRAVEKFEYRRRYKFSTYATWWIRQAINRAIADQARTIRIPVHMVETINKLTRTARQLQQELSREPTYEEIAEAMGPGWDAPKVEEVQKVSQEPVSLETPIGDEKDSFYGDFIPDENLDSPVENAAKTLLSEELEKALGKLTEREAMVLKFRKGLVDGREHTLEEVGQRFNVTRERIRQIENKALRKLKYHESRTRKLRDFLD; encoded by the coding sequence ATGGCTGAACAACCCACTGCCCGCCGCAAAAAGATTCAACCGCCCGCCGCACCCGTTGAGCCGGCTTCCGAACCGGCCAAAGCGCCCGCCAAAACTGCGCCCAAATCGCGGGTCAAAAAACCCACTGCGCTGGAGCTGAGCGAGCGAGCCGAATCTGCCGACGCGACATCCGCCGTTACTCAAACCACTGATGCGGGCACTGCGCCCACTGCCACCGCTGTCAAAGCCGACACCGCTAAAGCTGATACGGCCAAAGCCGCGCCCGCCACAAAGGCCGCGACCAAAAAAGCTCCTGCCAAAAAGGCCAGCACCAAGAAAACCGACGCCGCGCAACCGGATTCGGTCAGCAAAGGCAAAGCCGCTGGCAAGTCGGGTGAAGCCGCCGACAAGCCGAGCAAAAAAGCCAGCAAATCGGCCAGCGCTGCCCAAGAAAAGCCGTATTACCAGCACGCCAGCATTCAGGAGCTGCTCAAAACCGGCAAAGTGGCGGGCACGCTGACGGCGGAAGAAATTGCCACCGCCCTGACCACCGCCCTGGAAGCGGGCGGCCTCGACCCCGAAACTGCGGACGCCTTTGAAGATTTGCAGCTCTACATTCAGAGCCAGCACATCGAAATTCAAGACCTCGAAGAAGACGAGGAAGAAGAAGACGCCGAGGGCGAGGAAAAGGAAAAAGAGGAAGCCGACGACGAAGAAAAATACTTCGACGACATGCCCCGCGCCGTCAGCAATGATCCGGTGCGCCAGTACCTGCACGAAATTGGCCGGGTTCCGCTGCTGACCTTGGAAGAAGAAATCGCGCTGGCCCGCCGCATCGAAGAAGGTGAGGAAGCCCGCAAATCCCACGAGGAAGAACCGGAACTCGAAGAGCGTGCCCAGCGCCGTCTCAAGCGCCAGATGGAAGACGGCGCGGCGGCCCGCCAAGGCTTGATCGAAGCCAACTTACGCCTTGTGGTCAGCATCGCCAAGAAGTACACCGGACGCGGACTGGGTTTCCTCGATTTGATTCAGGAAGGCAATCAGGGCCTGATCCGGGCGGTGGAGAAGTTCGAGTACCGCCGCCGCTACAAGTTCTCCACTTACGCGACGTGGTGGATTCGGCAGGCCATCAACAGGGCGATTGCCGATCAGGCCCGCACCATCCGCATTCCGGTGCATATGGTCGAAACCATCAACAAGCTGACCCGCACGGCCAGGCAGCTTCAGCAAGAACTCAGCCGCGAACCCACTTACGAAGAAATTGCCGAGGCGATGGGGCCGGGTTGGGACGCGCCCAAGGTCGAAGAAGTCCAGAAGGTCTCTCAGGAGCCTGTGTCACTTGAAACGCCGATTGGCGACGAAAAAGATAGCTTCTACGGCGACTTCATTCCCGACGAGAACCTGGACAGCCCCGTCGAGAACGCCGCCAAGACCCTGCTTTCTGAGGAACTCGAAAAAGCGCTGGGCAAGCTGACCGAACGGGAAGCGATGGTGCTCAAATTCCGCAAGGGCCTGGTGGACGGGCGCGAGCATACGCTCGAAGAAGTCGGCCAGCGCTTTAACGTTACCCGTGAGCGCATCCGCCAGATTGAAAACAAAGCGCTGCGTAAGCTCAAGTACCACGAGAGCCGCACCCGCAAACTGCGCGACTTTTTGGACTGA
- a CDS encoding glycerophosphodiester phosphodiesterase: protein MTSALLLGHRGTPRLHPENSLAGFQAALDAGLDGVETDIRRLGDGGLVICHDAQLKDGRKLSALNRADLPAYMPLLPEVLVWAAETGAYLNLEIKPEVGKGDGRTEETLDLVRAYGLTSQVLVSSFSPLQLLAAQQHAPQIERGFLYHRTYHIGCDLVPEVARRLEVAALHPHFRLITPELMEMAAREGWRVNTWTINEAVQGRELLALGVAGLIGDVPEELLSARAGV from the coding sequence ATGACTTCTGCCCTGCTACTCGGCCACCGAGGCACACCCCGCCTGCACCCCGAAAACTCGCTCGCCGGATTTCAAGCTGCTCTCGACGCGGGCCTGGACGGCGTGGAAACTGACATTCGGCGGCTGGGCGACGGCGGTTTGGTGATTTGCCATGACGCCCAGCTTAAAGACGGACGCAAACTCAGCGCTCTCAACCGCGCCGACTTGCCTGCTTACATGCCGCTGCTGCCGGAGGTGCTGGTGTGGGCGGCAGAGACCGGCGCGTACCTCAATTTGGAAATTAAGCCAGAAGTGGGCAAGGGCGACGGGCGCACCGAGGAAACGTTGGATTTGGTGCGGGCCTACGGCCTGACAAGTCAGGTGCTTGTCAGTTCGTTCAGCCCGCTGCAACTGCTGGCCGCCCAGCAGCACGCCCCGCAGATCGAGCGCGGCTTTTTGTATCACCGGACGTACCACATCGGCTGCGACTTGGTGCCGGAAGTGGCGCGGCGCTTGGAGGTGGCGGCCCTCCACCCGCACTTCAGACTCATTACGCCGGAGCTGATGGAAATGGCGGCGCGGGAAGGCTGGCGCGTCAACACCTGGACGATCAATGAGGCGGTGCAGGGACGTGAGCTGCTGGCCCTGGGCGTCGCAGGCCTGATCGGTGACGTGCCGGAGGAGTTGCTGAGCGCCAGAGCGGGCGTATGA
- a CDS encoding ABC transporter substrate-binding protein gives MKRIMLMLALGGTAFQMAAAQTTVEFWHSFGDAKRADWIKARADEYNKAHPSVTVVPSYKGGYNDSLQATILAARQNKAPALVQIFEVGSQLALDSGVFQPVSSVKNVDFSDYIKPVINYYTINGKVNSLPFNSSSPVLYFNKDMLTKAGLNPAAPPTTFGGIIKACDKLKVALPDTKCMSLALYGWFVEQWMSEQNADLFNNGNGRTARATATTLNGPAGKKIFQFFKDLQDKGYITNTGKLADTDGTNAIFSNQRAAFTINSTADLGNQIASAKTAGFQIGVGVLPIPDGTKRNGVVIGGASLWISKSITKPQADAALDFALYMTNTKNMADWHKLTGYYPVRNSSITSLRSQGWFSGSPLQITAFNQLLATKNNTASAGGLNGVAIQTRTIMEQGLQKVLGGQSVDATLAETASQINAALTDYNKNFK, from the coding sequence ATGAAACGAATCATGTTGATGCTGGCCCTCGGCGGCACCGCTTTTCAAATGGCGGCGGCCCAAACGACCGTTGAATTTTGGCACTCTTTCGGCGACGCCAAGCGGGCGGACTGGATCAAAGCCCGCGCTGACGAATACAACAAAGCCCACCCCAGCGTGACGGTGGTGCCCAGCTACAAAGGAGGCTACAACGACTCCTTGCAGGCCACCATTTTGGCCGCCCGCCAGAACAAAGCCCCAGCCCTGGTACAAATCTTTGAGGTCGGCAGCCAGTTGGCCCTCGACTCCGGGGTGTTTCAGCCGGTCAGCTCCGTTAAGAATGTAGATTTCAGCGATTACATCAAACCCGTCATCAATTACTACACCATCAACGGCAAGGTCAACAGCTTGCCGTTTAACAGCTCGTCTCCGGTTTTGTATTTCAACAAAGACATGCTGACCAAAGCGGGCCTCAATCCTGCCGCGCCGCCCACCACCTTCGGCGGAATCATCAAAGCCTGTGACAAGCTCAAAGTGGCGCTGCCCGACACCAAATGCATGAGCTTGGCGCTTTACGGCTGGTTTGTGGAGCAGTGGATGTCCGAGCAAAACGCCGACTTGTTCAACAACGGCAACGGGCGCACCGCCCGCGCCACCGCCACCACCCTCAACGGCCCGGCAGGCAAGAAGATTTTCCAATTCTTCAAAGACCTTCAGGACAAGGGCTACATCACCAACACCGGCAAGCTGGCCGACACTGACGGCACCAACGCCATTTTCAGCAACCAGCGGGCCGCCTTTACCATCAACAGCACGGCGGACTTGGGCAACCAGATCGCCTCGGCCAAGACGGCAGGCTTCCAAATCGGCGTCGGTGTGCTGCCTATTCCGGACGGCACCAAGCGCAACGGCGTGGTCATCGGCGGCGCTTCGCTGTGGATTTCCAAGAGCATCACCAAGCCCCAAGCCGATGCGGCGCTCGACTTTGCCCTGTACATGACCAACACCAAAAACATGGCCGACTGGCACAAGCTGACCGGCTATTACCCGGTGCGCAACAGCAGCATCACTTCGCTGCGCAGCCAAGGCTGGTTTAGCGGCTCACCGCTGCAAATCACCGCCTTTAACCAGTTGCTGGCCACCAAGAACAACACCGCCAGCGCGGGCGGCCTCAACGGCGTGGCGATCCAGACCCGCACCATCATGGAGCAGGGCCTCCAGAAAGTCCTGGGTGGACAGAGCGTCGATGCTACGCTGGCCGAAACCGCCAGCCAGATCAACGCGGCCCTGACCGACTACAACAAAAACTTCAAATAA
- a CDS encoding carbohydrate ABC transporter permease, with translation MSLTSKRRVPKAGKVSSAPEERATFRNPVLPWLFLLPTFIILAIFLYYPALRTLRLSLFRSNIILGNESFVGLAQFAELLSSPVYHQVILQTLIYCALVIVLGLFSAMGLAWLASRPIAGAKFYRLMLIYPYALSPAIAGTIWLFLFNPEIGVVNSVLSSLVGVRPRWLDNPLLAFGLVVLAAVWKGLGYNVVFYLAALQNIPGEVSEAAAIDGASGWQSFWKVTFPLLSPMTFFLVFTNLVYALFDSFGLVDILTRGGPVYGQTGITTFLIYQLYEDGFRNFKTGVAASQAVLMLVMVGVITVMQFRYGNRRVHYGA, from the coding sequence TTGAGCCTGACGTCTAAACGCCGCGTACCCAAAGCAGGCAAGGTGAGCAGCGCCCCAGAAGAGCGGGCCACCTTCCGCAACCCTGTGCTGCCCTGGCTTTTTTTGCTGCCCACCTTCATCATTTTGGCCATCTTTCTCTATTACCCAGCGCTCCGAACCTTGCGGCTGAGTTTGTTCCGCTCCAACATCATTTTGGGCAATGAAAGTTTCGTGGGTCTGGCGCAATTTGCCGAGCTGCTGTCCAGTCCGGTGTACCACCAAGTCATCTTGCAGACCCTCATTTACTGCGCTCTGGTCATCGTTTTGGGCTTATTTTCGGCGATGGGCCTGGCGTGGCTGGCCAGCCGCCCGATTGCTGGAGCCAAGTTTTACCGCCTCATGCTGATTTATCCTTACGCGCTGTCTCCGGCCATCGCGGGCACCATCTGGCTGTTTTTGTTCAATCCTGAAATCGGCGTGGTCAACAGCGTGCTGTCCTCCTTGGTCGGCGTGCGTCCGCGTTGGCTGGACAACCCACTCCTGGCTTTCGGCTTGGTGGTCTTGGCCGCCGTCTGGAAAGGACTGGGCTACAACGTGGTCTTTTATCTGGCCGCTCTCCAAAACATCCCCGGCGAGGTTTCGGAAGCGGCGGCCATCGACGGCGCGAGCGGTTGGCAATCATTTTGGAAAGTCACCTTTCCGCTGCTCTCCCCCATGACCTTCTTCTTGGTGTTTACCAATTTGGTCTACGCGCTGTTTGACAGCTTCGGCTTGGTCGATATCCTAACGCGCGGCGGGCCCGTCTACGGCCAAACCGGCATCACCACCTTTTTGATCTACCAGCTCTACGAAGACGGCTTCCGCAATTTCAAAACCGGCGTGGCCGCCAGCCAAGCGGTGCTGATGCTGGTCATGGTCGGGGTGATTACCGTCATGCAGTTCAGATACGGCAACCGGAGAGTGCACTATGGCGCCTAA
- a CDS encoding carbohydrate ABC transporter permease, whose translation MAPKAVSLPQTAKPRSSKPPIRHLWVHVVLIIAVIVIASPLVFALIKATQSSDQVIGPSLLPGTQFFHNLASVWGDAHLGRFMFNSFVVTICVTVGKTILSLLAALAFVYFRFPLKSVAFALVLFTLMLPTELLIVALFDLVSGTLKWSDSYAAIIVPFLASATGTFLFRQHFMNIPLSLADAARIDGCGPMTFLSKILIPMSWNTIGALAVIQFVGAWDQYLWPLVIMQSDDKQVVQVGLRRLIDVGGQTDWGAVMAGALITLVPPLLVFTLLQEQFSKGFALGQDK comes from the coding sequence ATGGCGCCTAAAGCCGTTTCATTACCGCAGACGGCCAAACCCCGCTCCAGCAAGCCGCCAATCCGCCACCTGTGGGTTCATGTGGTTTTGATTATTGCCGTGATTGTCATCGCCTCGCCGCTGGTGTTCGCGCTGATCAAGGCGACCCAGTCCAGCGATCAGGTGATCGGGCCGAGTCTCTTGCCGGGCACCCAGTTCTTCCACAACCTCGCCAGCGTTTGGGGCGACGCCCACCTGGGCCGCTTCATGTTCAACTCGTTTGTCGTCACCATCTGCGTCACGGTGGGCAAAACCATCTTGTCGCTGCTGGCCGCACTCGCTTTCGTTTACTTCCGCTTTCCCCTCAAAAGCGTGGCATTTGCGCTGGTGCTCTTCACGCTGATGCTGCCCACCGAGCTGCTGATCGTGGCGCTGTTTGATCTGGTGTCGGGCACCCTCAAATGGTCTGACAGCTACGCGGCCATCATCGTGCCGTTTTTGGCCTCAGCCACCGGCACCTTTTTGTTTCGGCAGCATTTCATGAATATTCCGCTGTCGCTGGCCGACGCCGCCCGCATTGACGGCTGCGGCCCGATGACCTTCCTCAGCAAAATCCTGATTCCTATGAGCTGGAACACCATCGGAGCGCTGGCGGTCATTCAGTTCGTGGGGGCCTGGGATCAGTACCTCTGGCCGCTGGTGATTATGCAGTCCGACGACAAACAGGTGGTGCAGGTGGGCCTACGCCGATTGATCGACGTGGGCGGTCAAACAGATTGGGGCGCGGTGATGGCCGGAGCCTTGATCACTCTGGTGCCGCCACTGCTGGTCTTCACCTTGCTGCAAGAGCAGTTCAGCAAAGGCTTTGCCCTCGGACAAGACAAGTAG
- a CDS encoding ABC transporter substrate-binding protein has translation MLTLALMGTAAAQTNIEFWHTFGDPKRGNWIQARADDYNKMHPGTTVKPVAKGNDSELITATILAARQGNPPALAQIFEGGSQLALDSGIFQPVSAVKNVDFNDYIKPVINYYTIGGKVNSLPFNSSSPVLYYNKDLMQKAGLNPKQPPTTFGGLLADCKKIEAANLGVTCFGMSLNGWFFENWMAEQGVPFLNNDNGRSGRATATNLDSPAAKTIFQFFKTLQDNKYFSYTGRLEDFDGSDAIFTNQKVVFHITSTSKIGNNGDGAKRAGFQMGVGKLPIPTGSKRNGVVLGGASIWLAKNISKAEAEAALDFTLYLTNAQNMADWHKLTGYYPVRQSSIALLRKEGWFKQAPLQLVAFNQQTNTVPSPATAGALNGASPQVRRAVEEGLQRVLSGTPVDAALAEAKTKADAAIADYNANFK, from the coding sequence ATGTTGACACTCGCTCTGATGGGAACAGCCGCCGCTCAAACCAATATCGAATTCTGGCACACCTTTGGAGATCCTAAACGCGGGAATTGGATTCAGGCCCGCGCCGATGACTACAACAAAATGCACCCCGGAACGACGGTCAAGCCTGTGGCCAAAGGAAACGACAGCGAACTGATTACAGCCACCATTCTGGCCGCAAGACAGGGCAATCCACCCGCTTTGGCACAAATTTTTGAAGGCGGCAGCCAACTCGCCTTAGACAGCGGCATTTTTCAGCCGGTCAGCGCCGTTAAGAATGTGGACTTCAACGATTATATCAAGCCAGTCATCAATTATTACACTATTGGCGGCAAGGTCAACAGCTTACCGTTTAATTCCAGCAGCCCGGTGCTCTATTACAACAAAGACTTGATGCAAAAAGCCGGTCTGAATCCCAAACAACCGCCCACCACATTCGGCGGTTTGCTGGCCGACTGCAAAAAGATCGAAGCGGCCAACCTCGGCGTGACCTGCTTCGGGATGAGTCTCAACGGCTGGTTTTTTGAAAACTGGATGGCCGAGCAAGGCGTGCCGTTTCTCAACAACGACAACGGCAGAAGTGGGCGTGCCACCGCCACCAACTTGGATAGCCCAGCCGCCAAGACCATCTTCCAATTTTTTAAGACGCTGCAAGACAACAAATACTTTTCTTATACCGGCAGACTCGAAGACTTTGACGGCAGTGACGCCATCTTCACCAATCAAAAAGTGGTGTTTCACATCACTTCGACTTCCAAAATTGGCAACAACGGTGACGGTGCCAAGCGAGCGGGCTTTCAGATGGGCGTGGGCAAATTGCCGATTCCCACGGGCAGCAAGCGCAACGGCGTAGTTTTGGGCGGCGCGAGCATCTGGCTGGCCAAAAATATCAGCAAGGCTGAGGCCGAGGCCGCGCTGGATTTTACCCTCTACCTGACCAACGCCCAGAACATGGCCGACTGGCACAAGCTGACCGGCTACTATCCGGTGCGCCAGAGCAGCATTGCCCTGCTCAGGAAAGAAGGCTGGTTCAAGCAAGCGCCGCTGCAACTCGTCGCCTTCAATCAGCAGACCAACACCGTTCCCAGCCCCGCCACCGCCGGAGCGCTCAACGGAGCGAGTCCACAAGTTCGGCGTGCGGTGGAAGAGGGATTGCAAAGGGTGCTGAGCGGCACACCGGTTGACGCCGCGCTCGCTGAGGCCAAAACCAAGGCCGACGCCGCCATCGCCGATTACAACGCCAACTTCAAATAA